DNA from Branchiostoma lanceolatum isolate klBraLanc5 chromosome 6, klBraLanc5.hap2, whole genome shotgun sequence:
CAGACTAACTGCACTGGCTGTGGGGAGGATATTTGTCAGGGGGGTTTGGCCACCGTAGGTTTTCATGTACAGGTTCAGTCAGTCTcttggtagtctctaccagactaactacactggCTATAGGGAGGATATTTGCTGGGGGAGTTTGGCAATCATAAGGGAGCATTTGCCAGTGAAATTAAAGATACTGTGGGTATTGTTTGCTGAATTCTACTGCCCataccccgtaggaaggcctggtggtggctACAAATGTATGCTTCATACGGGACAATTCTGCCGTTGATGCCACAGATAACGCCGCCTGTGACACAGTAATGTATTACACAGAGCTGCACAGGAAAACTGCCATGTGGCCAATCGTTGAGATTTGCCATATCTACACTGTAGTTACTCAGTTAGGGATGATTGTGGTGTGAAAATGTCGGTCAGCTGAGGAATTGGTCCACTTAATTACACTTTGCCATATGTAGTGTTAGCCTACAGCCCGATGTAGCCCTCAGAAGCCTGACACTACTCCAAGCTTTCGCAACTActagactactagtatacagtatacCCACATGTACTGTCGCAACTACaggtatacagtatatatatacacatgaccTGCTGATCACGGTAACCTAGGGCATAAAGCATGGTGTTCAGAGTTGATCTGGTAccacatttttttgtacattatgttaagttacgccaaaaaacagttactcaagcaacaggatatgattttggagacggtcagatgtttcagtgTCACttacgaaaggtagtggatgctacctgaaacgtctgaaggtttccaaaatcatatccagtttcttgagtaactgttatggcgtgtcttattacctggatgtctaaccttcatcaacatatgaTGTTAAGTAACAGTTTTAGGGGTAAAGTTGACTATTTTTTAGGAAACTGTCCCCAGACTTCAAGATGGTCAAAGAGTTTTGTTGAATTGTTCCTATACTTTGTACAAATGTTACTTTGCCAGTCTATATGATAACAGatataatgtttttgtttggagGCGGGGCTACCGTTGTTAGTGGTGTTTACTTTACAGCATGAAATGTACCAGTTCCAAGTGGGGCAGACCAcggttgctatggtaacatGTATGTGATTGACAGGCTGAATTAACAGACTTTCTGGAGCTCTGGCATACTTTTGTAATAAGAAGACAGAAAAGTTATTCCTTTTAGTAACTTGTATGACAGTAGATACATACGGACAAGGTGGAACTTCAGTGAATTTATCAATGTTATTGTATTCTTTAGATTTATTGAAAATGACAGCACTAGTCTGAATGCAATGTTCGTATTATAACATTCCTCTTGATTTCCACCGACTTGTTTTGGGGTATTATTGTCCCTTATTTGTACATTATTACCTGAACTAGACGAATAATTGTAAAactatgatgttttttttacagctaGATAGAATATCATTATGTAGAACAGTTTATAGGATATGTTGCCGAAGGTTTGTAGTTGGTTGATTGTTTAAGTGTGGTGCTCTGTAAACGCGTCTGGTAAGGAATTATATCAGTAACTACACAGGACATGTCTGTCTCTTTTGTGTCGGTAATTACCTGGGTACAGGGTTTGTAACAGGTGTGTTTAGCTGTATGtatgtgcgcgcgtgtgtgtgtgtgaatagtgaAATGTACCATGTTTGTAACTGGTGTgcttgactgtgtgtgtgtgtttgtgtgtgtgtgtgtgtgtgtgtttatctgtgtttgtgtgtgtctgtgtgtatgtatcagtgtttgtgtgtctgtgtgtgtggatcTGTGTGCGCATGCGTGTGTGAGTTTCTAagtttgtatctgtgtgtgtgtgtgtgtgtgtgtgtgcaatttTTTATGAATTCCTTGTCAAACTTAGTTTCTCTGTAAAAGTTTGGAAGACTGTATTATTTGCATTACGACCTAATTTAGCTTTAGGGCCATTTTTTGAATGGCAGAAAAGGAGGCGTTGTCAGCAGACAATGGCGACAAACTGAAGTCAAATTATCCAATTTAACACACAGTGAACAAGTAGGGCGCGCATGCGGACCGGTCCAGCAAGGTGCCAAAGGGGTAAAGGTTGATTTTATTGTTGGATGACAGAAAAGGAGGTGTTGTCCGAAGAAAATGGCGACAAAATGAAGTGTAATCAACCCAGTTTAACACACTAGTGAACAAGTAGGGCGCGCATGGGGACCGGTCCAGCAAGGTGCcaaaagggcaaaggtcaggccccaatctcactggacctgcggatCATTGTAGACCTCGCTACTAGCGTGTTtcaccgaatggcggttatacagaggctggtgtgttacgccgaaattCGCCATCATGGCGGTTGCACCGACTGTCACAGATACAGATGCAACTCTCCATTCCATATATCTAATGAATAGATGAGTGGACAAGTTATTCCTTACGAGCAACCAAAACTGTCTCCGGGCTGCCCTCCAGGTCAAAACACCTTTAAGACTTTAATTGGGGTGTCAGTACAAGGGGGGTTCGCCTCCGGGGTGATCACTATTATTCTTTGTCCACAAAGGCTGATCTTATCAGCGTGACTCCTCACTGGAAACGATTCACTCACTTTCATCAAAAACCTTCCGATCGCCTTTATGCTTATGCTCAGCTGGCAATACATAAAAAGACACAGAAGCATGTTTTTAAACCAGTCACCAGTTTTATTATCCTTTCACGTTCAAACATTCACTGTCAACCCGTTGATTTCTGGGACGTACACACATGTCCGGAAATTGTTATCAAACTTTATCGAACAGTTTCTTAAAGGATATTTTCACCATAAATTCCCTGCCAGTATTAGTAATCAGATTCGATGCGTCAGTGGTCGGGAGATTTTTGCATTTTCCGTAATGTTTAAGATATGTGGCGGACAAACTTAAATGCTGCAGTAATGATATAAACCCTAATCACCATTTTACTATTACATCTAGCAATGAACTTATTCATGGCCTAAAATTCTGTCCCTTGTAAATATGTGTTTTCTTTCAATaatgaaatgttgtgcaatgaaatCTTAGTGGACAGCAGTTCTAGTATACAATCCTAATCAGCATTCGGCCATGTTAAGTATCACCAAAGAaattagaaatcaaagttggaGATTTGAAGTTGGATAAACAAGGATGACTAGTACTGAGACAAGCATCCTTCAGTTGGCGTTTCAATGAATTTGGAGGCTTTTGAAAGTCTACTGACTCATCGTCGCACTCTCTGCATCATTATATAGGAGCTCGAGCATTTTTTAGAGCATTCGAAAAATTTGGCTGGCCCTTTAGCATCACTTTCATCCATGCACTTGTTTGCACATTCCATTTCCTCTTTGGAATATATACCCCTCTTCCCCATCTCCACCTCCTGTGGTTCTGTTAGGACAAGAGAAGAAATTTTAGAAATACTGATATCAAGCCCAGGTGGGACATTGACAACAAAATTGGCAACAAAATCAGCAACAACTGGCGAGAAGGAGAAAAGCAATCTACGACGTGCTACAATAATGGAATGGTCACGTCACAGTTATGAagttatgaagttatttttggtTCTTCCCAACCAAAAAAGTACAACTCAGTACGGTACAATGCAGATCAGCTCAAACGTACCTCCTGCCTCAGCATCCAGATCCTCATCTTCCAGGTCCTCATCCTCGGCCAGCAGGTCTTCCTCAGCCTGCTCCCGCTTCTCCATCGCCGCCTCCTCTAGATCTTTTGGGACAAGAGAAGAGTATCATAGAAATGCTTATATCAAGCAAGGTGGGAAACATTGACAACAAGTGAAAACCGGTCTTCGACATGCAGCCATTTGTATGTCTCAGCTAGGATAGGATGAATTGACGCGGTACATTAGAGCTCAAACGTACCTTCTATCCCGGCCAACAAGTCCTCCAACTGGTCCCGCAGGGCTTGCAGACCCTCCTCGCGCGGAGCAGGGAAGGCCGCGGCGAGCACCAGGCAGCCCAGGAAAAGGACGCACACGGACAGCTTCATCTTCGAATGGTCTGGTGAACTCTGAGGAAAGATGGTGAAACAAATTACAAAGTTACACATGATTCAGGCCTGTTTATGCATGTAATGGATATGTGCGTGCTTGCAGCGTTGCTCTACTGGTTCGTGCTTGTCGGGCACTGTACAAGATAAATGTCGGCCTtttttggtacgtttttcttaaaggttttttttcatgtcctttGCCTTTTGAATACCCCGTCAATAGGGTTATTAGGCTGGTGAATCAGGGTAAATTTCCTTTGGTTTTACCGTAGAAATACAATGACGACTTTTTAACAACTGGCATATCCTTCCTCTTAAACAGTCTTTTGTTAAATCTGACGTCTGTGTGAAAACGCCGGGGGCACGTCGAACACGGCTGCCTGAGAAAGGTGTGCGCCTCCTGCGATTATTGTTTGTCCACGAACGCTGATCGTATCAAATTAACCACTTCGGGAACTACTGTCTAGTATTTCACAGATACACGGAAGCACACGTGacgcacacagaaacacacagccccgaaaatatcatatttttgaagaaaaaaagtgatATGTGTCCATGCAGAAAGTTGTCCATCAATACAGGAAAGACCgataacaaaatagaaaaaaagtattGTGAGAGCGCGAATAAACCAAAGAAGTGCTCTGGATTCTAACAAAGGCAGATAGTGTGATATCGATAGTGTAATCAGTCACACAGTGTAGGTCCGCTCCAAGTATCCATTACTGTAAAATTGTCTATCTGTCCGGGGGCAACCAGCTGACCTGTAAGTCCGCATAAAGGCCAGGCGGACGGCTGGATTGTGACCTATCTGGATAAATGAAAGCTAACTTTTTCCATTTTCATTTTAGATGTACCACCACGGTAACTTTGATTCGTTTTAAACTCGATGCATGTCGTTTTAGATCAATGAATTCGCTGTGAATCTGAGGGTTCATAAATGAGACAACTCTGATGCATTCCTAGCGTCCTGAAAGCCATCTTTGTCACTATAGACTCTGATTGATAGAATCGCATGTGaattacacaaacaaacaaacaaacaaacaaagcaattaAAACGATTCCTGCAAATATGACCCAAGAGTAATTGCGCTGCTACCGTGTTGCTACTTACCGAGTTTCTTGTCAGGCGGGTCACGGTGAGATTGTCGTCTGGAGATCTTCCGTCCACGTCTTCTCGGTCTGGAGACGACGGAATAAAGTGAGGGAAAGGGGGTGAAAGGGGCTCTATTTAACTGTTTCTGTGCTGCAATTATCGATATAAATAGACATTGGTGACCTAATTCCAACCTCCTCCTCCACGGGTCTCCAGATAATGACACCACCTTAAACAAAAGGCTCTCAGACTCCTTGCATACTTATATCATCTCAACGAACCGATTCTAGGTACAGTTAGTCCGTGGACAGAATTGAAATCGTTCTTAACTAAATTAGACAACTCCAAGTATTTTTCGAATCATCGATTTTTTCTATGCACGTTTGTTGACACTTCCACCCGTTCCTCCTAGCTTGTGTTGGCTAAACATGTCCAAGTGTTGTGAGACAGTCGTGAAACATTTTACACCTATAtcctgaactctgacctccGAACAAATTTACGTACAAATCTTTCTGATCCAATTCTCATAGTCTGTATTTAAGTATTTTAAGGACATTTATTGATGTATAACTGAGTTGTATGACCAATTTTAATGTCAAGTTAAACTGTATCATAACTTAATTAAGTGTAATTTTCTATttatacatttgtgtttttgtccctgtaaatgttggctctcgaaatcagccatgctgcctgagagactgcgtagtgtcttgttacatttgcaaataaataaattccaACTGTCTGATCATGTTATATAATCTGTGAACCTGCAATGCCTCATCCTGGCCGTTCCACGGACACTGAGTTTGAGCAACATCCTCCATTTGATGTCGTTATTGGTATCTTTGTCTTGGTACGTTAGATGTAGCTTTTAACGACAGAGGTGGGATGAATTAGATATGAAATGTGCATGATCAAAAGTTCAAATCTTCCAACACCTGAAGTGCACTGCTGTAGGCATACGGTATGGCCTGATCCCAGTCGTTTAGCGGGTCATAGGTGAGAAGAATCGTTCTGAGAGGTTTTAACGATTTATTCAGAATGTTAACAAATTCtgcaatatgtttttttttttttaccaaacatttttttcgcACACAATGGTTAGAATTCAGTCGTATAGTCGGGAGTGTGCTACTAGTTAGGATATACTTGGTGTAAAATACACATTGGTAAAAAGTTAAGATCTTCCAAcccctggctgtgtcgctcagaTTCCACAAGTTTTTCAACGCGTTATGGCGGGCGGCGCGCGACGCTAGCGCAAATCGGGTACAAATACTTTTGTGATTTCACTTAAATACAGGATCATACAGTGGTATCATTTATGAACAAAGGGTGGATTAGCCTCCAAGCATATTTTCTAACTTGTGACAAGGGCTTCAAGCCATGCAGTTTTTGCGTCCGGGCGCCTAAGATTGAGTAACATAGCAAAAAAGAGAGCGAAATCACTGGTGAGACccattgtaaaatacaacgCGGATTCGAAGGACACTTCCAAACGGGAGCGCAGTGATTTTCTTGCCatcttgaatatttttcaagagTTGATAGGAGGGGGGGGGTGTAGGAAATCAGGGTGAATTTCCTTTGGTTTTACCGTAGAAATCCAATGACAACTTTTAACAACTGGCAGATCCTTCCTCTTTAACAGACAACCccgtatttttcttcttttgttaaAAGTTGATGTCTGTGTGAAAACGCCGGGGGCACATAGGACACGGCTGGCTGAGAAAGGTGTACGCCTCCTGCGATTATTGTTTGTCCACGAACGCTGACCGTATCAAATTAACCACTTCAGGAATTACTGTCTGGTATTTCATAGATACAaagaaacgcacacacacacaaacaaacacagacacagccCCGAAAATATCACCTTCTTGACAAAAGTGATTAGTCTCCAGGCAGAAAGCCTATCCATCAATACAGCACAGACCGataacaaagtagaaaaaaGCACTGCGAGAGCGCAAACCTCCACAAGAAGTGCTCTGGATTCTAACAAAGGCAGATAGTGTGATATCGATAGTGTAATCAGTTGCACAATGTAGGTCCGCTCCAAGTATCCATTACTGTGATTGTGGTAAAATTGTCTATCTGGGCCGGGGGAACTAACTGACCTGtaacgaaaagtagtggatgctacttgaaacgtctgaccgtttccaaaatcatatccagttgtttgagtaattgcttttttggcgtaactGACCTGTAAGTCGGAATAAAGGCCAAACGAACGGCTGGATTGTGACCTATATGGATTTCATTAGTGAAAAGTTAAGATCTTCCAACCCCTGGCTGTGTCGCCGTAGGCACGTGGTTCCGGTCTGACCCTGGTCATTATGTCGGTTATCAGGCCGACGCTTTTCTTAAGGGCATGAATCCGCAGCGACCACGAGGCCCAAAACGTGCCGCCAACGCGCCGCCAAAGTGCCACCAAAGTGCCGCCAAAGTGCCGCCAAAGTGCCATCATCGCGGTTCTGGTCTGACCCTAGTCATTATGTCGGTTATCAGGCCGACACTTTTCTCAAGGACATAAATCCGCAGCGACCACTGCTAGTGCTAGTTAGGATATGCttggtatgaaataaacatTAGTGAAAAGTTAAGATCTTCCAACCCATGGCTGTGTCGCCGTAGGCACGTGGTTCTGGTCTGACC
Protein-coding regions in this window:
- the LOC136436050 gene encoding uncharacterized protein, translating into MKLSVCVLFLGCLVLAAAFPAPREEGLQALRDQLEDLLAGIEDLEEAAMEKREQAEEDLLAEDEDLEDEDLDAEAGEPQEVEMGKRGIYSKEEMECANKCMDESDAKGPAKFFECSKKCSSSYIMMQRVRR